From Thermoleophilum album:
CCAACGGCGACGGCGTACGCGACACCGCCACAGTCGGTTTCGACCTCACCCGCGACGCCGTCGTTTCGTTTCGGGTGATCGACGCCGAGGGCCGCGAGGTGCGCGAGCTTGTGCCTTTCCGTCGGCTGCCTGGCGACGTGCGTTACCGCTTCCGCTGGGATGGTCGCGACGACGACGGGCGCCGTGTATCCGACGGCATCTACCGCTTGCGCGTAATCGCGCGCGACGAGGGGCGTGTCGTCGACTCGATCAAGGAGCTGGTTGTCGACACCAAGCCACCGGCTGTGCACCTGGTAGCGGCGAAACCGGCGCTGGCGGCGCCCGGCGAGCCCGTAACGGTGCGCTACGCCGGTCCCGCCAATCGCTCCCCCGAGTTTTTCGTCTTCCGCAGTGACCGCTTCGGTCGTGCGCGTCTGGTCGCGCGCTTCCGCGGCCACGGTCGCACGGGAGTGTGGGACGGCCGGGTCGGCGAGCGGCCGGCCCCTCCCGGCCATTACGCCTTCGCGGTGCGCGTGCGCGACCGGGCGGGCAACGAGCGCCTGGCGCCGGCTCGCGTGCCGACCGCGCAGGTCGCGCGCGCCGGCACCGGCGTGACGGTGACGCGACTCGCCGTGACGGGACCGGTGGTCGCCGTGCGACCCGGGACGCGAGTGCGCTTCGCAGTCGCGCCGACCGGCGCGCGCGAGGGTGCCTATCGCGTGTCGCTCCGACGACCCGGCTCGGCCGGCACGTTGCGTCGCTTCCGTGCCGTCGGCAGCTCCTTCCGCCTGCGCGTGCCGGTCAGCGCGCGCACCGGCCTGTACGTTGTCACCGTCGAGCGCGGCCGCGTGCGCGCGTCGTGGCCGCTTGCGGTCGAGGGCACCGTACGCGGCGGTGGCGAGCGCCGGCTGCTCGTGGTCGTACCGCTATCGAGCTGGCAGGCGGCGAACCCCGCCGACGGCGACAGCGACGGTTTCGTCGAGACGATCGGACCGCGCGGCGGCACGGTGTCGCTGGTGCGGCCTTTTGCGCGGATAGCGAGCGAGGCCGGCCGTGTCGCCACGCTTGTGCGCCTGCTCGAGCGCGCCCGTTTCACGGTCGACATTGCCACCGACGTCGAGCTCGAGCGTGGTCGCTGGCTTGCGGCCGGGCGTTCGGTGGCGGGCGCGGTCGGCCCGAGCATCGTGGTGGCTGGCAGCCTCGGCTACGCGGGCGCCATTACGCGTGTCGCGATCCGGCGCCACGTCGCAGCCGGGGGAGCGATCGCCTTCCTCGGGCGCGACTCGTTGCACCGGTCGTGCGCGATCGTGGGCGAGCGCCTCGACTGCGGCGAGCGGCGCCCCACCGACGTTTTCGGGGCGCTCACCAGCTTGCGTCGCTACGCCCCGGCGCCGCTCGCGGTACAGAGCGACACCCTGGGCGTCTTCCGTCGCGTCGATCGTTTGATCGGCCTTTTCGACCGCTTCGAGGTGACGAGGAAGCTGCCGACCGGCGCAAGGACGCTGTCCGTCGCGGCCGCGCCCGACGGAGCCACCGCACTTGTCGCCTACCGCTACGGACGTGGGCTTGTCGTCCAAGCAGGCGTCGACGGCTGGCTCGCGCAGCTTGTGCCGCGCAGTTTCCGGGACGATGTCCGGCGCGTGACGATCTCCCTCGCCGGTGCGCTGACGGCACGCTAGCTAGAGCTGGGGTGCCGCGCGGCAAGCGCGCTGGGGCGGCTGGCTCGCTGGGGCTGGGCGCCGCGCTCGGGGGGCGGAGAGCGGCCCGTTCCCCCACGGAGTGGGCGGGAAGCGGCCATCTGACAAGCTACGCCTCGTGCGCCGACTGGCGAAGAGAAAGCCGCTGCTGGGCGTGGCGGCGGCGGCCGCGCTGGCTCTTGCGGTTGTGCTCGCGCTGTGGGTCCGCGACCAGACGCGTCCGCTCGAGAAGCGCGGCTCGGCGCGCGAAGAGTTCGTCCCCACCGAGCCCGCGCGCGAGCGCCAGCCGCGAACGCCCGCCGTTCCCTGGCCTACCTACGGCTTCGACTCCGCTCGCACCCATGTCGCGGCCGGTTTCGACCTGCGGCCCCCCTTCCGACGCCTGTGGACGATCGACGCTCGCGACACGCTCGAGTTTCCGCCCGTCGTCGGCTACGGCATGGTGTTCCAGCCGCAGCAGCGAGGGTTGTTCTTCGCCCTCGACGCGCGCACCGGGAAGGCCGTGTGGCGCAAACGCACGGGCCGCTGCTCCGCTGCCTCGCCCGCCCTGTGGCGGGGGCTCGTCATCCAGTCGTGGATGGACTTCGTGCCCTGTCCGCAGGACCGGCCCGGCGCGAGCGGCTACGTCGTCGCCTGGGACGCTCGCACCGGCAAACGCAA
This genomic window contains:
- a CDS encoding N,N-dimethylformamidase beta subunit family domain-containing protein; translated protein: MRSPATRLLFATVLVATLGAFIATQRLKGGFPLVLRFATQPVAFSPNGDGVRDTATVGFDLTRDAVVSFRVIDAEGREVRELVPFRRLPGDVRYRFRWDGRDDDGRRVSDGIYRLRVIARDEGRVVDSIKELVVDTKPPAVHLVAAKPALAAPGEPVTVRYAGPANRSPEFFVFRSDRFGRARLVARFRGHGRTGVWDGRVGERPAPPGHYAFAVRVRDRAGNERLAPARVPTAQVARAGTGVTVTRLAVTGPVVAVRPGTRVRFAVAPTGAREGAYRVSLRRPGSAGTLRRFRAVGSSFRLRVPVSARTGLYVVTVERGRVRASWPLAVEGTVRGGGERRLLVVVPLSSWQAANPADGDSDGFVETIGPRGGTVSLVRPFARIASEAGRVATLVRLLERARFTVDIATDVELERGRWLAAGRSVAGAVGPSIVVAGSLGYAGAITRVAIRRHVAAGGAIAFLGRDSLHRSCAIVGERLDCGERRPTDVFGALTSLRRYAPAPLAVQSDTLGVFRRVDRLIGLFDRFEVTRKLPTGARTLSVAAAPDGATALVAYRYGRGLVVQAGVDGWLAQLVPRSFRDDVRRVTISLAGALTAR